Genomic DNA from candidate division WOR-3 bacterium:
AATTTTTTAATAACTTCTAAGGGTAAGCTTCGAATTGGCAAGAAGGCATCAGCTAAAACAATATTTTCCTGAATAATTTTTCCGACAAAATTAGCTTTGGCGTATTCTTTTATCTTGGCAATAAAAGTAGTTAGTTTATCATTAGCAATTGTAAAGCCACAGGCTTTCTTATGGCCACCATAAGTGATTAGTAAATCACTATGTGCCTTTAGCATCTCAATAAGGTCAATGCCGTTTATGCCGCGGCACTCGGCAACCCAATCAGTAGTTTTTTTACCAAGAACAATTACCGGTAACTGATACTGGTCTTTAAATTTACCGGCAATATGGCCTAAGGTTTTTAACGATAAGTTTTCATTGTAGATAATAATAATTCCTTCGCTAATCTCGGCAATTTTTTCGGCAAGTTGTAGATTCTCTTTGGCTAAAGCTCGCCAGGCTTGACTTTCAGCTTGAAGTTTATCAAGCCAGCTAAGAATTTCTTCTTCATTTTGCGATTGAAAATACCTACAGGCCTCATTACCGTTAGCTGAGGCAAATAGTGGAACAATCTCATTTATGATTTTATCGGTCGTAACGGCGTTATTGCTATTAAGCTTTTTGACAATAGCTTTTATAATTGGCCTGGAATTTTCGGTGATTAGCTCTAAGCCGTGTTTGGCCAAAATTCGATTTTCATTTATTAAGGGCACCCGGTCGGCAATTGTGCCTAACATTGTCCAAATGAGAAATTCTGGTTTTTTAGTCACAAAGTCTTCGATCGTCCAGCCATAAAAATTACTGTATAGAGCCCAGGCTAATTTGAAGGCAATACCACAGGCCGCTAATTGGTCGAAGGGATACTTGCTATCAATTCTTTTAGGATTGACGTTAGCAATTGCTGGAGGTAAATTATCTAATACCTCGTGGTGGTCAGTTACGATCACATCAACGCTTTGAGCACGAAGCTCTTTAATTTCATTATGATTAGTAATACCACAATCAACCGTAATTATTAACTTGACGCCAGCCACATGGTATTCCAAGGCTTTGGGGATATTTATGCCGTGTGGCTCTTTGCCTTTAGTTGGAATATAATTATAAACAATGCCCCCGAGCTCTTTTATCGTCTCGGTTAAGATGATTACCGAGGTAATCCCGTCTAAATCTTCATGGCCCCAAATTAAAATTGGCGTCTGTAAGTCAATTGATTGCTTAATCCGTTCGACAGCTAATTTTATGTCCGGTAAGGTTTCAAATGGATAAAGCTCAGAAAGTCTTGCTTCTAAAAAACCTTTAATAGTCTCAACAGTCTTATGGCCTCTAAGATAAAGGGTGCGAACAATTTCTTCAGGTAAATCTAACCGTCGAGCTAGTTCTGCGACCCTTTCTTCGCAATCAACTTGTTTAACTGCCCACATAACTAAAAATTATAAATCATTTTGACAGGTTGTCAATAAAATTGGTAGGATCTATTTAATTTAGCGCTTGATTAGTTTCTGGGCTAAACTCCTACTTGGTAAGTTAAGCCTTAAAAGATATACACCAGGCTTGAGATCCTGGGTGCTGATAGTCAAGGTATACTTTCCGGGAGTTCTATACTCAGTAATGGTTTTTACTAACCGACCAGCCGGGGTATATAATTTAAGTAGCACTTCGCCGGCCCGGGATGTGCTATAATGCACATTAATTTGAGAGTTCACAAGATTAGGTGTGATGGTGCAGTTATCAGCAAAAGAGATTAAGTGTTGAGTGGTTTCTTCAATTTGCGCATAAGGTAACGGAATAAAGTGGCAGACCACCGGATTTACGGTGGCTCGGCCTTGATTATACATTTCAAAACCGGCTATCGAGTCAATAAGATATGCGACGACTAAAGTATCGGCAAAGACCCCACCAGCTGCCGGAAACCGCTTAGAGGTCGTGTTGGGAATAGTTATCGGTCTTGGATGATGCCAGGACTGGCCATTATCCGACGATTCAATAAGCCAGATCTCGGCTCGAGCCAGGTTCGTGGCTGGTTCATAATTAAGGGAATCAAATTGTTCCCAGACGATATATAAATAACCGGTAGTTGGCGATTGTACAATTGAAGGTCGCGTAGCAAAAATTGCATTATAGCCGCATGGTGCCGCTAATGTTTCGGGTGCATAGCGATATACTAAGCTCCACGGCGGATTAAAAACTGGGGAGTAATGCCAGATTGCGGCTGGTGCGGTTCGTCCGGTATCAGATACTGAGGCAACAATGTGAAAATTATCCTGATTGTCAAACATAACAAAGAGTGATGATACATGAAAAGACACGCCTGGTGCTGGGGCTGGTAATTGGATCGGCTGGGTCCAATTTATACCGCCGTCATTGGAAAATCGGTAATACACCGGCTCGGGATAAACGCCGTGACAACATTGCCAGGCAATTATTACCTTATCAGACACTTTGGAGGCCGCAAGGGCCTGAGAAGAATAACCGGGGGTGAGAGCAGGACTACAAATATTTATGGGCGTAGTCCAGCTACACCATGGTTGAATGCGCGCATACCAAAGGGTGTCGGTATTATAGCCCAGCATCGCACAATGGATCGCTTGATTACTGCCGACGCTTACTATGCCATCACTGAAACCTTCTGGTCCGGGGCAATACTCAAAAAGTCCAGACCCAATGGCTTGGTCTTTAGCACATGAAATCCGTAAGCTGCCACTAATTGATTGATGGGCTGAAGCCACAGCTACACCGGTTATTGGGTCGTAATCTAAATTACCAAAACCGCTGCGCTGGGGATAAATATTCATACCAGTCGGCCAGCGCCACTGGCGCGTGGTAAAATCGTAATAGTTATAACCTAAATTGCGATCATTCGCGGGATTAAAATTGCTAAAAACCCAACAAACATGAATGCCATTACATACCGCAGCAGTTCGGCAGCGCGTGGGCATTGGGCCACCAACCTGCCAATCATAAGTGGTATAACCAACAATATCCTGACGGCCAATTGCCAATACCCATGAAATAATGATTAATACCATGATAATTGTTTTCTTCATAGACCCTCCTCGTTTTAGTTTCACATAAAATCGGGGGAAATTTTGCACGAATTTCCCTCTTCGTCTATTATAAAAACCTCCGGTATAGGCTGTCAAGACTTTAATGATCGCCCGAATAAAAAAAGGCTTTTAGTAAACAACTGACGGTCCCCCGGACGGTATCGGGTAGGGAAGACGTATACCGGCGCATACTTTAAGGTTTATTAGTTTTAGATAAATGAATCGAGTGCTAGTTCTCTCAGTTCTTGACCTTGTGTCCATAAATAATATATAGATGCCAAAAACTGGCTGCCAGAGAAAAAATTTTAGGCACTGGGGCTTATTGACAAACTGAGATAATTAAAGTAAGCTTAGTTATAATGAGTGATAAAATAATTACTACCGAACCGATCCAAGATACGATCACCGATCAGGCTATACCCATTGAACACAAAAAACCCGAGATAAAGGCGTTAACTAAAAAACCCCAACCTCAAGCATTACCAGTCGCTGATTCCGAGCTGGTCAAAAAAGCCCAAGCTGGTGATAACAACGCATTTACGGAACTGGTCAGAAGATACGAACACAAAGTTTATAATATCGCTTATCGGATGCTCGGTAATGAAGAAGAAGCTAAGGATGCCATGCAGGATGTGTTCATTCGGGTCTACAAATTTTTAAGAAAGTTTCAGAGTAAGTCAAGTTTTTACACTTGGCTTTATCGAATAACAACCAATGTTTGTCTGACCCGACTGAAGAACCGCCAGAAACTCGAATCTAAGACCGAATCCTTAGACGAACCAACCAGGCTTCAAGAGGATGAAGTCGAACGGGAGCTTCCGGACTATCGACAAAATCCTGAGGAGTTATACCTCAGAGAGCGCATGCGCGAGGCGTTACAGATGGCTATTAACGAATTACCCTCGGATTATCGAGCCGTGGTCGTTTTACGAGACCTCCAAGGCTTGTCCAATAAAGAGGTAAGTAAAGCCCTAAAAATCTCAGTGGCTGCGGTGAAGTCTCGACTTCACCGGGGTCGAGTTTTTTTGCGGGAAAAATTAGAAAAATATCTCCAACAATGATTGACTGCTATAACATAAAATATTACTTATTTGAATATATTGACGGGGAGCTAAACCAAGAGCTTCGGGTGGCAATTACTGAGCATCTTTCATTGTGTCCGCATTGCTCCGAACTTCATCAGGCCTATTCTCGACTCATAAGCTTCTGTCAGCATTGCTGTAATCTCGAGGTGCCAAAAGAAATTCACGACGAATTATGGAATTTCCTTGGAAAATTTATCGAACCACCATCGAATCCAAAGTTTCATCATCGTGTGACAAAGCCCAGACATCGCAGTAAAGATCGCTAATTGATTACCGCTTCTTTTTAGATATATTCCCTCACAAGTTAGATTAATGCGGTGCACCCTTTTACTTTTTTTGTAGTCTAAATAAGTGGATATAAGAAGAAAATTTAAACGAAAGGAGGTGAGACTATGACGAGATGGTTAACAACCTGGGAACCCTTAAAAGAGCTTGAAGAGCTCCGACGGGAACTAGATGATTGGTTCTTTGGGTTTACTCGTCCGCAGCGTGGTTTGCGTTCGATGCTTTCTCGAAGCTTCACGCCGGCCGTGGATGTCATCGATAAGAAAGACAAGATTGTGATTAAGGCCGAGGTACCTGGGGTGGATAAGAAGGATATGTCAATCTCGATCACCGACGATGAGGTGACGATCAAGGGCGAAATCAAACGCGAAGAGGAAGTCAATGAGAAAGATTACTATCGCTGCGAGCGCGTTTACGGTTCGTTCTCCCGGACCATTCCGATTCCCACGACCATCGATAAATCCCAGGCCAAAGCCACCTATAAGGATGGCATCTTAGAGATCGTGCTGCCGAAGGCTGAGTCCGAGAAACCCAAAGAACTAAAACTCGAGATCGAATAAGTTCCCGTCAACTAAAAAATGGACATGCGGCACCATGATGGTGCCGCATGTTTTTTATTGACTTTATGAGAATTTACAGTAAAATTGGTTAATGCTTCAAATTGAAAGTCTTCCTCAAAAACCGATTTTTATTGACTGGGCAATTACTACTAATTGTTATTTAACCTGCACGCATTGTCGATATCTGACCCTTAAAGGGAAACGGACTAGATACCCGGAGTTAAATTCCCAAGAAGCCGAGGTTTTGGCCTCAAAAATTGCCGAGTCTTCGCCTCAATGGGTGTTAATCGAAGGTGGCGAACCCCTGTTACGCAAGGATATATTCCAGATCATAAAAGTCTTAAAAGCCAAAAATTTCGCATTACCGGTTTTTATTATTAGCTCCGGTATGGGTTTTACGAAAGCCTTGGCTTCCAATTTAGCCTCAGTAGGCGCTAAGGTTCTGATTAGCGTTGATAGTGTTGATCCGGATATCTATCAGAAGATTCGCCAGGGGGCTGATTTTGTGGAGATGATTAATGCCATATTAATCGCCCAAGAGGAAAAGATTTTAGATTCAATTAATGTTACTTTACAACCAGCCAATGCCCAGCCCCAAGAGATAAATCGACTTGGCCGGTTTTTAGATGCCATGGGAATCAAGAAAGTTAATTTCTTAGGCTTAAAGCCGGTGAGTAGTAATCTTAAGCACCAGCACCTAGTTGCCGAACTTCCTAAATTATTCTCAAGTATTGTTAGCATTCAAAACCGCTATAACCTAGAAGTCTATGTTGACGAGCCGTTTTATAAAGCCTGGTGTCAAAAGAATAAGACTTTCAGCTCACCCAAAGAAACCGCCGGACCGATTGTTGTCGAAGCACGCGCCGGTTGTATTTTTGGAGAATATTTATTTGTGGAACCAGATGGAAAGTTAAAACCGTGCAGCTTTTCACCGGTAACTATTGAAGAACTGGGCTGGGATGAGATAATAAAGATTCAAGATAAGAAAAATCGTCATGGCAAATGCGGTAAATGTAAATATCAAGCGATTTGTGGTGGTTGCCGAGTAAGAAGCTATGTGTTGACTGGCGATTGGTATGCAACTGATCCTTATTGTCCATTATAAAAAATGAAAAAATGATAAAGAACCCAATCAAAAAAATTGTTGGTATTGATCCGGGCACAAAAAGCTTTGATATTTATGGCGTAATATTTGACAATCAAAAAGAAACGCCATTTCTTGATCTGTCAATTCCTAGTGCTGAAGTAGCACAAAATCCCGAGGTGCTCTTAGATCCACTCGTAAAACATCTACCAATAGAAGGAATTATTGGCCCATCAGGTTATGGCTTACCAGTTACCAAGTTAATAGATGCCTGCGATAAAGACTTAGAGCTTATTTTGCCCTTAGAAAAAAAAGATGCCGGTGGCGTTTCCGTCAATGAAGGCATAAAAAAACTTTTCTATAAAATGAAAAAACTGGCTCTACCGGTATATTTTACACCCGGCGTGATCCATCTGCCGACCGTGCCTTATTACCGGAAGCTAAATAGAATGGATTTAGGCACCGCTGATAAACTTTGCATTGCGGTCTTAGCAATTAAGGATCAGATGCAGCGACTAGGACTATCGGCGAAAAAAACTTCGTTTATTCTCCTGGAGATGGGCTATGGATTTACTGCAGCTATTGCGGTAAAAAATGGCCAAGTTATTGATGGTTTAGGTGGTACTTCAGGTTTTCCCGGACATTTAGGATCTGGACATTTAGATGGCGAGTTAGCCATTCGGTTTAATAAAATGCCGCAAAAAATACTCTTCCAGGGTGGTGCCCAATCTTTGCTATCTAGGCCAAATGGCACGCTAAAGGATTTGATAAGCAATAAAGATGCCTTTAGCTTGTTGATTGAAAGTGCCCTAAAGGATATTGCCGTATTACTTATTAGTCACTCGAAACCAAAAGAGATTATACTTTCTGGCCGCCTAGCGCGCGAAAAGCCAATTCGGCAAGCCTTGGTCCGAGCCATTAAACAACACTTCCCCAAACTATCCTTGCGTTATATTACTCGACACGCCAAAGTCGCCAAGGAAGCAGCTGAAGGCGCGGTGGTCTTAGGAGCAGGATTATTAGGTATAAAATATCAAGACATTATTGAGTCTTTACAGATCCACAAAGCATCTGGCACAATGTATGATTATATCAAACTACTTCCCATTAAACCCTAAATGGGCCGAATTTTAGCCATTGATTTTGGCACTAAACGAATTGGCTTAGCAATTTCTGATGAAACCCAGCTTATCGCTACCGGACTTGATAGTATTGTCTATAAAGAAGTCTCAGAGGTTATCACAAAACTGAAAAGCATTATTACTGAAAAAAATGTCGAAAAAATTATTCTGGGTTATCCACTCTCTATGTCCGGTAAGATTACCCGGCTTGGGCTTTTAGTATTAGAGTTTAAGAGCTTAATCGAAAAGAACTTACAAATACCAGTAGAACTACTTGACGAACGTCTAACCACCGAGATCGCTAAGCAAATTCAAGAACGCGTGAAGCGTAAACCAACACCATCTAAGGGTATTCTTGATAAGATATCAGCAATTCTGATTTTACAAGACTACTTACAACGGATACGAAAGCCGTGAGGTTACTAGTTAGTTTATTACTATTATTCCTTAGCACCAAGCCTACGGCTACAAAAACTATCACGATATATCCTAAGGAAACTTGTAGTAGTGTAGCTCGTAAGCTTACTGATGCTGGGGTGATTAGTAATCCTAATGTTTTTATTATTTGGTCCCGAATCTTAGGTTATGATAAGAAAATAAAGCCCGGTCGCTATAGGTTTTCTAGTAATGAAAGAATTCTCAGGGTCCTAAAAGCCTTAAGTGCTGGTGGTGAGCACCGCGTTTTTGTAACCATTCCTGAGGGCTACACGATAAAACAAATTGCTGAGCTATTAGAAAAAGAAGGTATATGTGCGTCTGAGAAATTCTATGAAGCCTGTCATAACCGAGCACTAATCAGCTCCTTAAATATTAAAGCACAATCTCTGGAAGGATATTTGTTTCCGGATAGTTACGATTTTCTTTTCAATTCTGAGCCGGCAGAGATAATAAACCGAATGGTCAAGCGTTTTTTTGAAGTTATAAGAAAAATTACTATACCGAAAAATCCCTATTGGCTTGACAGTGTTGTAAGGATTGCTAGTCTTGTAGAAAAAGAAGCGAAAGTTTTAGAGGAACGTCCCTTGATCGCCTCAGTTTTTTATAATCGGTTACAACGCCGAATGCCTTTACAATCCTGCGCCACCATTCAATATATCCTTCTTTATCCCAAAGATGTTTTGACGATCGAGGATACCAAAATTCCTTCGCCATATAATACCTACTTAAATCCGGGTCTACCGCCAACTGCAATTTGTAATCCTGGTGAAGCCTCCCTCCGGGCGGCTATCTTTCCTAAAAAGACCGATTATTTATACTTTGCAGTTGATAAGGACGGTCGGCATCATTTTAGTAGAACATTTGCTGAACATGAGCGATTTCTCCGAACTAAAAGAAATGCCAATAACCATTGACAACTTCGTCGCGCTAAATTAAGATTATACAGCATGAAACAATTTAAGCCCGAACGAAAAACAACCGTCGGTTTTCAAAGATCTCAAGTGTCTTATTATACCTATCTCCAAAAACTAAAAGCCGGCGTGATTTATCCAGCTTATTTTCTCTTCGGTAGTGAACATCCGGCCAAATACGAGTTTATTGAGGAGCTAAAAAAGGTCGGCAGCTACCAGAAAGTAAGCGAGCTTGCTTGCGCCACATCAGTTAGTGAGGCAAAGTTAAATGAATTCCTGGCTGATTTTTATATGCGATCGCTCTGGGCCGAACGCCGGTTGCTACTGGTAACTGATTTTCAAAATCTTACCACTAGTGCCCAAAAAAAACTATTAGAGCTGGCCAAAACCCTCAACGCCCAAAGCCTAATCACATTAGTAATTGAAAGTAAATATGATAGTGCGGTAAAGGCATTAGTTGAGAAGTATTCAATTGCTGTGCTGAATTTTTATGAAGCTGATGAAACTACTCAGATTCATCAGATTATCAAAATGGCTCGGGATTTAGGATTGACCATGGATTACGATGCGGCTCGAATGTTACTGGAGTTAATCGGTGATAATTATTATAATTTAACGCAAGAGTTAAATAAGATTAAAGTTTATTTAGGTTCTAAGACTAAAGTTACCCAGGATACAATTTTTGCCATCAGCGGGTTATCAAAAGAGAGTAGTATTGAGGATTTTCTTACGGCCTGTTTAACCCGGAAGCTTAAAGAAAGCCTTGTTAATTTCTCAAGACTAAGATTAGACCAGATTCATCCATCGGTTATTATATCGAGTTTAGTGCGTCGGATCTTAGAAGTCCTCTTAGTCAAGCTTTCCAAATCACCGGAATCCTTAAGCTTTAGTAAGAGTCGCCTTAATAAACTTTTAGAATATCAACGCTACTGGGCCACTAATGAACTAACTTGGTTTTTAGACGAGTTATTTAAGATTGACCGGGCTATAAAATCAGGTTATACTAATAGTTATATTTTGTTAGAAGAACTTTTAGTGCGTACAAGCAAAAATTATTGGAGTTTATCATAGCGAGGGATTTATGAACATGGACTTTAGAGAAATTGAGAAGCAAATTCAAAAATTCTGGCAAGAGCGAGGCATTTTTAAGACTAATCCGAATCCTAAAAAAAAGTATTATGTTCTGGTGATGTTTCCCTATCCTTCGGGTGATTTACATATCGGGCATTCACGAAATTATACAATTGGCGATACCGTGATGCGATTTAAGAAACTACGAGGGTATGATGTGCTGCACCCGTTTGGTTGGGATGCCTTTGGACTGCCGGCTGAAAATGCTGCAATTCTACACGGGATTCATCCGGAGAAATGGACCAAAGAGAATATCGCAATCTCGAAAAAGCATTTAATGGATTTGGGGATTGGTTATGACTGGGACAGTGAGGTTACCTCATGTGAACCAGAATATTACCGTTGGAATCAATACTTCTTTATCAAGTTTTATGAGCGGGGACTGGCTTATCGTAAAGAATCTTATGTTAATTGGTGTCCGAACTGTCAGACCGTTTTGGCTAATGAGCAGGTGGTCGATGGGCGGTGTTGGCGGTCAACTTGTAATGCAATAATTGAGAAACGCAAGCTTACCCAGTGGTATTTTAAGATTACCGCTTATGCCCAAGAGCTACTTGATGGCCTTAAAGAACTTACTGGCTGGCCTGAGCCGGTGAAGATTATGCAGGAGAATTGGATTGGCCGCAGTGAAGGCGTTGAGGTCTATTTTAAGTTAGAAGATGGCACACCACTACCAATCTTTACCACGCGGCCGGATACACTTTACGGCGTGACCTTTATGGCGATTGCTCCAGATGCACCATTGGCAGAAACGATTGCCCTGGGCACTCCTTATGAAGAGGAGGTTAAAAAGTTTATCAGCGAAGCCCTAAAAAGGTCCGAGATTGATCGCACCGCCAAAGAGACCCCGAAGCATGGGGTTTTTACCGGACGCTATGCACTTCACCCTTTAACTAACGAAAGAATTCCTATTTTTATTGCGGATTTTGTTTTAGCTTCCTATGGCACTGGCATGATAATGGCGGTACCGGCGCACGATCAACGGGATTTTGAGTTTGCGGTAAAATATCAGATTCCAATTAAGGTGGTAATTAATCCACCGGGCACTAGTCTTGATCCGAAGATGATGACTGAGGCCTATACCGAAGAGGGGATAATGGTTAACTCTGGTGAGTTTAACGGACTTCCCAGCCGCGAGGCACTTACTAAAATTACCGACTATTTAGAAGAAAAGGGGTTAGGTAAACGCACGGTTAATTATCGGCTAAAGGACTGGCTGATCTCTCGACAACGCTACTGGGGAACACCAATTCCGATGATTCATTGCGAACGCTGTGGCATTGTGCCTGTGCCTTATGAGGAGTTGCCAGTCTTATTACCCAAGAATGTTAAAGATTATACGCCAAAGGGCAAGTCAGTTTTAGCCGGGGTGCCTGAGTTTATTAATACTACCTGTCCAAAGTGTCATGGTAAGGCGTTGCGAGATCCGGATACCATGGATACCTTTGTGGACTCTTCCTGGTATTTCTTACGGTATACCGATCCTAAAAACGATAAACTACCGTTTGATCCTAAGAAAGCCAATCAATGGATGCCAATTGATGAGTATATTGGCGGTATCGAGCATGCCACGGGCCATTTGATATATTTTCGCTTCTTTACCAAGGTGCTAAGGGATTTAGGTTTTGTGAGCTGTTCGGAGCCTTGTATCACACTTCATACCCATGGGATGGTTAAACTTCACGGCATTACGATGTCTAGCTCCAAACGGCATGGGGTCTGGTTGGGTGACTTCTTAAAAGAGCATGGGGCTGATGTTTGTAAACTTTCGGTGCTTTTTGCGGCTCCGCCGGAAAAAGAGATTGACTGGACTGATGACTTAGTAATCGGTGTGAAGCGATTTATAAATCGGGTCAAGGTTTTATTTACTGAGCATACCCCGGTTTTGGAACTCAAAGACGCAACTGATAACCAATATCCATTACGAGAATATATCAAAACTGATAAAGAACGCGAGCTTTATATTCGGCTCAATCAGACAATAAAGAAGGTAATCGAAGACTCAGAACGTATTCAGTATAACACCGCCATTGCGGCGTTAATGGAGTTCTTAAACGACTTAACCGCATTTGCGGATAAAACGAGCACGGTATTTCGTTATGCCTTAGGGGTTTTCTTGCGGCTTTTGGCACCATTCGCGCCGCATATTTGTGAGTATTTCTGGCTTAAGTATGCTAATAAAGCATGTAGTATTTTTGAAGAAACTCTACCTGATTACGATCCAACCGCGATAAGTTTTGAGACTATTACCATACCGATTCAAATTCAAGGTCGGTTGCGCTCTAAAATCGAGGTGCCTAAAGAGCTTAGCGATGAGGAGATCAAAAGCCAAGCTTTAGCTGACGAGAAGGTTAAAAAATACCTTACGGGGAAAAGCATCAAAAAAATTATTTATGTGCCTAAAAGATTAATAAATATTGTGCTTGAGGAATAGGGTAGGGGTTAAAAAACCTCTTGACAAGAGTTAATTTTTAATTATAATTCTAAGGGTAGGGTAAGTTTGGTGTAAGTATTTGTATAACTTAATCAGGCGCCGGGATGAGAGATAGTAGTAAGGACGAAAAAAGATATAATAAGGCACGGGTAAGACTAAGCTTTTCTCTCATTCCCGGCTTTTTGAAGTGGCTCTGCCACCCCGTGCTAAAAATTATAAGGAGGTTACAAAATGCGTAACACAATATACGCTGTAGCCGTGTTATTAGTTATTAGCACTGTCTGGGCTAATAAGGTCCAATACCAGACTCCTGATGTTCCTGAGGTGGTGCCAGTTAAGTCCCGGTTAGTATGGAAGAGCGCTGTTTTGCCTACCGACCAAATCTACGATACTTTATACTATCATGATAATACTCCTTATTACTACTTCGGTGCTGCCTATCGTTTTCGAATGGCCCGAATGACTCCAATAGCACCCTGTTCCCTAATTAGCGTATTAACGGCTAAATATGTCAAGG
This window encodes:
- the holA gene encoding DNA polymerase III subunit delta yields the protein MKQFKPERKTTVGFQRSQVSYYTYLQKLKAGVIYPAYFLFGSEHPAKYEFIEELKKVGSYQKVSELACATSVSEAKLNEFLADFYMRSLWAERRLLLVTDFQNLTTSAQKKLLELAKTLNAQSLITLVIESKYDSAVKALVEKYSIAVLNFYEADETTQIHQIIKMARDLGLTMDYDAARMLLELIGDNYYNLTQELNKIKVYLGSKTKVTQDTIFAISGLSKESSIEDFLTACLTRKLKESLVNFSRLRLDQIHPSVIISSLVRRILEVLLVKLSKSPESLSFSKSRLNKLLEYQRYWATNELTWFLDELFKIDRAIKSGYTNSYILLEELLVRTSKNYWSLS
- the leuS gene encoding leucine--tRNA ligase, with amino-acid sequence MNMDFREIEKQIQKFWQERGIFKTNPNPKKKYYVLVMFPYPSGDLHIGHSRNYTIGDTVMRFKKLRGYDVLHPFGWDAFGLPAENAAILHGIHPEKWTKENIAISKKHLMDLGIGYDWDSEVTSCEPEYYRWNQYFFIKFYERGLAYRKESYVNWCPNCQTVLANEQVVDGRCWRSTCNAIIEKRKLTQWYFKITAYAQELLDGLKELTGWPEPVKIMQENWIGRSEGVEVYFKLEDGTPLPIFTTRPDTLYGVTFMAIAPDAPLAETIALGTPYEEEVKKFISEALKRSEIDRTAKETPKHGVFTGRYALHPLTNERIPIFIADFVLASYGTGMIMAVPAHDQRDFEFAVKYQIPIKVVINPPGTSLDPKMMTEAYTEEGIMVNSGEFNGLPSREALTKITDYLEEKGLGKRTVNYRLKDWLISRQRYWGTPIPMIHCERCGIVPVPYEELPVLLPKNVKDYTPKGKSVLAGVPEFINTTCPKCHGKALRDPDTMDTFVDSSWYFLRYTDPKNDKLPFDPKKANQWMPIDEYIGGIEHATGHLIYFRFFTKVLRDLGFVSCSEPCITLHTHGMVKLHGITMSSSKRHGVWLGDFLKEHGADVCKLSVLFAAPPEKEIDWTDDLVIGVKRFINRVKVLFTEHTPVLELKDATDNQYPLREYIKTDKERELYIRLNQTIKKVIEDSERIQYNTAIAALMEFLNDLTAFADKTSTVFRYALGVFLRLLAPFAPHICEYFWLKYANKACSIFEETLPDYDPTAISFETITIPIQIQGRLRSKIEVPKELSDEEIKSQALADEKVKKYLTGKSIKKIIYVPKRLINIVLEE